The following are encoded together in the Nyctibius grandis isolate bNycGra1 chromosome 5, bNycGra1.pri, whole genome shotgun sequence genome:
- the ERGIC2 gene encoding endoplasmic reticulum-Golgi intermediate compartment protein 2 isoform X2 has product MRRLNRKKTLNLMKELDAFPKVPESYVETSASGGTVSLIAFTTIAILTIMEFTVYRDTWMKYEYEVDKDFTSKLRINIDITVAMRCQYVGADVLDLAETMVASADGLTYEPVVFDLSPQQKEWQRMLQLIQSRLQEEHSLQDVIFKSAFKSASTALPPREDNSLQSPDACRIHGHLYVNKVAGNFHITVGKAIPHPRGHAHLAALVSHESYNFSHRIDHLSFGELIPGIINPLDGTEKIASDHNQMFQYFITVVPTKLHTYKISAETHQFSVTERERVINHAAGSHGVSGIFMKYDISSLMVTVTEEHMPFWQFLVRLCGIIGGIFSTTGILHGLGRFVAEVIFCRFRLSSYRSTSVPVPDGHTSNHLPLITDNSMH; this is encoded by the exons ATGAGGCGACTGAATCGGAAGAAGACCTTGAATTTGATGAAAGAGTTGGATGCCTTTCCAAAGGTTCCTGAAAGCTATGTGGAGACTTCAGCGAGTGGAGGCACAG TTTCTCTGATAGCATTTACAACAATAGCTATCCTGACTATAATGGAGTTCACAGTGTATCGGGACACGTGGATGAAATACGAATATGAAGTAGACAAGGATTTTACTAG taagTTAAGAATCAATATTGATATTACAGTTGCCATGAGGTGTCAAT aTGTGGGGGCTGATGTTCTGGATTTAGCAGAAACAATGGTCGCCTCTGCAGATGGGCTAACCTATGAACCA gtaGTATTTGATCTCAGCCCACAACAAAAAGAATGGCAAAG GATGCTGCAGCTAATTCAGAGTAGGCTGCAGGAAGAACACTCTCTTCAAGATGTGATATtcaaaagtgcttttaaaagtgCTTCTACAGCACTGCCACCACG GGAAGATAATTCATTACAGTCTCCAGATGCATGCAGAATTCATGGTCATCTCTATGTCAATAAAGTGGCAGGGAACTTTCATATAACTGTGGGCAA GGCAATACCACACCCTCGAGGCCATGCACATTTGGCAGCCCTTGTAAGCCACGAGT CCTATAACTTCTCTCATAGAATAGATCATTTGTCATTTGGAGAGCTTATTCCAGGAATTATTAATCCTTTGgatggaacagaaaaaatagcatCAGATC aCAACCAGATGTTCCAATATTTTATCACAGTTGTGCCAACCAAACTCCATACGTACaaaatttcagcagaaactCATCAATTTTCAGTGACAGAAAGG gAAAGAGTAATTAACCATGCAGCTGGCAGCCATGGGGTGTCAGGAATATTCATGAAATATGACATCAGTTCACTTATGGTGACAGTGACAGAAGAACACATGCCTTTTTGGCAGTTCTTAGTGAGGCTCTGTGGCATTATTGGGGGAATTTTTTCGACTACAG GAATTTTACATGGCCTTGGAAGATTTGtagcagaagttattttttgcCGTTTCAGACTGAGCTCTTACAGATCCACATCG GTCCCAGTTCCTGATGGCCACACAAGCAACCACTTACCTCTAATTACAGACAATAGTATGCATTAG
- the ERGIC2 gene encoding endoplasmic reticulum-Golgi intermediate compartment protein 2 isoform X1, producing the protein MRRLNRKKTLNLMKELDAFPKVPESYVETSASGGTVSLIAFTTIAILTIMEFTVYRDTWMKYEYEVDKDFTSKLRINIDITVAMRCQFFFVFKIDVGADVLDLAETMVASADGLTYEPVVFDLSPQQKEWQRMLQLIQSRLQEEHSLQDVIFKSAFKSASTALPPREDNSLQSPDACRIHGHLYVNKVAGNFHITVGKAIPHPRGHAHLAALVSHESYNFSHRIDHLSFGELIPGIINPLDGTEKIASDHNQMFQYFITVVPTKLHTYKISAETHQFSVTERERVINHAAGSHGVSGIFMKYDISSLMVTVTEEHMPFWQFLVRLCGIIGGIFSTTGILHGLGRFVAEVIFCRFRLSSYRSTSVPVPDGHTSNHLPLITDNSMH; encoded by the exons ATGAGGCGACTGAATCGGAAGAAGACCTTGAATTTGATGAAAGAGTTGGATGCCTTTCCAAAGGTTCCTGAAAGCTATGTGGAGACTTCAGCGAGTGGAGGCACAG TTTCTCTGATAGCATTTACAACAATAGCTATCCTGACTATAATGGAGTTCACAGTGTATCGGGACACGTGGATGAAATACGAATATGAAGTAGACAAGGATTTTACTAG taagTTAAGAATCAATATTGATATTACAGTTGCCATGAGGTGTCAAT ttttctttgtgtttaaaatagaTGTGGGGGCTGATGTTCTGGATTTAGCAGAAACAATGGTCGCCTCTGCAGATGGGCTAACCTATGAACCA gtaGTATTTGATCTCAGCCCACAACAAAAAGAATGGCAAAG GATGCTGCAGCTAATTCAGAGTAGGCTGCAGGAAGAACACTCTCTTCAAGATGTGATATtcaaaagtgcttttaaaagtgCTTCTACAGCACTGCCACCACG GGAAGATAATTCATTACAGTCTCCAGATGCATGCAGAATTCATGGTCATCTCTATGTCAATAAAGTGGCAGGGAACTTTCATATAACTGTGGGCAA GGCAATACCACACCCTCGAGGCCATGCACATTTGGCAGCCCTTGTAAGCCACGAGT CCTATAACTTCTCTCATAGAATAGATCATTTGTCATTTGGAGAGCTTATTCCAGGAATTATTAATCCTTTGgatggaacagaaaaaatagcatCAGATC aCAACCAGATGTTCCAATATTTTATCACAGTTGTGCCAACCAAACTCCATACGTACaaaatttcagcagaaactCATCAATTTTCAGTGACAGAAAGG gAAAGAGTAATTAACCATGCAGCTGGCAGCCATGGGGTGTCAGGAATATTCATGAAATATGACATCAGTTCACTTATGGTGACAGTGACAGAAGAACACATGCCTTTTTGGCAGTTCTTAGTGAGGCTCTGTGGCATTATTGGGGGAATTTTTTCGACTACAG GAATTTTACATGGCCTTGGAAGATTTGtagcagaagttattttttgcCGTTTCAGACTGAGCTCTTACAGATCCACATCG GTCCCAGTTCCTGATGGCCACACAAGCAACCACTTACCTCTAATTACAGACAATAGTATGCATTAG